In Chroicocephalus ridibundus chromosome 2, bChrRid1.1, whole genome shotgun sequence, the DNA window AGGTACTTTCTTCCCTCTTGCTGGGTCAAGTGCGGAAAGCCCCAGGGAATtactgctctgtgtttcagttgATGgtctaaaaaaacccccaaaccttttTGAGAAAGGATCTGTACCGTTATGAAAATCTTGTGCTTCAGTTTGATTCCCCAGTTCCTGAAAAGTTCCACAACTTGCAGCTTGTTTTACACCATTTTAGGGCTGCAAAAGTAGCAAAGTATAATGGAGCGTCAGGGCCATATTTCTCTCCAGACTCCCAAGTACGCTTTCCTCACGCTTTTCCccatgaaagaaagagaaaccagaTACTCCTAGTCTCGGTATGAGAAAATTGTGTTAATTTTAATAACTTACAGTGTAACTGTTATACCCTGATGCAGTAGCTATACTGATAGAAAGTAAGCACCAACATGCGACCCAAAAATGtgtctattaaaataaaataataaaaataaaaaaggcttggCTTACATTACTTATAGATTTGGTTGAAAAGCTGAGCCTTGGACTGTATGAGCTGGCTCTGGCTCTGCTGGTCCAGAGAAAGATTGAATTCATTACTCGGGAAACCTTCATAGAGGGCACGCTGCCTTGAATCCCAGGGAGCAACGTCGACGAATAAGAATGGACACGAGCTAATTCAAACCCGTCTCCCATCTTTCAAATCAAGTTAgtgatttctctcttctttgtggTTCCCAGCCAATTGTCATTTTCAGTGCATCCTATCGCCCTGCAGTACAAACTGTTCTGGGAATACACTTCATTCCTCCAGCAGCCTCTCAGCAATGCCAAGGAATGTAGCTCTTCTGGTTACAATTAAGAAATTCAACATACAAATGCTCCCCAAGTGCACCAGAACCTGCTTGTGACCTTCACGCAACCGAATCTGAAGGAGTCGCGGcaatttttgttctttggttCCAATAAAgagtggaggggaaggggaggagggaaacccCCCCGCCTCGTTCCTCCAGAGAGGCACCGTAGTCTCAGGGGTCAGCTGCGCAGAAACTGGCACAGGGAAGTGCAGTTTCCAGGGCTGCGTTCCCACGAGGACCTCTGGGCTGCAGGGTTGCTGGGAGGATGCCATCCTGTTGCGGCGTGCCTGCCAGGATGGCAGGTTTCATAGTTGCCGGCAGCAGAAGGTGGCAAGTGTGCTGGCAGGGCGAGCGCAGGCAGCAGCGGAGCCTACCTGCCTGATGCCACCCTCTCCTGGGGACACCTGGTCCCCAGAGCCACCGCTAAGCAGCTGGCTATGCTGCCTCTTGCTGCCTGAGTTCCGTCCCCGTGGACTCTCGCTCTCTGTTCGAACGCTTTTGGGGCCTCGGCATAGACACTGTGAGAGCAAACTCTACCACTGCCTTTTATCGTGTTATATCTCTACCAGGATCGTGCCCAGGTGAGGCAGATTATGAAGCTATTACAGCTCTATAGTATCTATTTATAAATACAGTGTCTATTTAAgcaaaaaagcaaatactttttgATTGTTAGCATGAACGTATTAGATGCTTTTGAGgtctccctcccccccagcctctcttCAACCTctgcatttttgcattttcaaGCATAAGCCAGCTCTAAAGCTCTCTTTCCCCTAAAGCTCAGGATGACAGTGTTGCCCAAGACgagaaatatatttgtattttccagatGGCTGGTGATGGCGAAGGAATAGCATGGAAGGTCCTTGACGTGGAATCTCATTATCCAAAAGAACTTGTGGGATCCCTGGAGCTCTCCAATGACACCTTCTTTTCACTGAGGATCAAAAACGCGACCAGCCAGAACAGCGGGACATATAAGTGCACTTTGGGTGAACAGAGCGGAGAACGCAATCTGAGTGTCACAGTCACATTAAAAGTAACAGGTATAGTAGAGACTCTTGACTGTCCCATGCTCCCCATGGCATTTCATGAAGGtaatagtttaaaaatgtttaacaaaCACCAGAACAATGTAACACCTTGCTTTACATTTTAGGTTGCCCTGGAAtagaagatgaaaaattaaaaaaatacaaaaccgaGCTTTTCATGCTGACATGCCTTGGGATTTTTTACTTGCTGCTCATCTTTTTTACCTGTGTAAGTAATTCCCTTTCTCataaacaaacaaccaaaaccaacaaaaaaaccccactcatttTCTCTGCTAGCGCCACCTTAAGACAGCCAGTCAGAAGTTGGTGTTCATACTTAATCAGTGAGCAAATCCTTTAAACACTCTCGCGATATTTTCAAAACCAGAGGGAACTCAGGTGCATGAGGAACACAGGATGGAGTCCCAAAGAGATAAAACATTTCGCTACACCCTGATCTAACTCAAACCAGAGAGTTATTTTCCTGCACCCCGCTGCCCGTTTCTGCTTCCAGTTACTCTGAGTGCGAGCTGCTCTTCGGTTTAAGGGGACCTCAACAGCTCTTCTGGTTCGGTACTTGGGAACAGGATTTGCTTGAGATGGAGGCACAGGCCCCTGGGATCCCTTCCTCACCTATGGCATTTCCTATGTGTGGCGGCATGAGTGACAAGTTCAAATCCATctattttttgcctcagtttccataGCTGTAAACTATTGACAACCCCGTTTCAGATGGTCGTTTTTGTGAGGCTCCATCTTTCTTGGTAAACAGATGTTTTAAGATCCTTGGAAAAGAACCTCCTTGGGCTTTTATCCATACCCTTAATGCTGGCTCGTAGTTCTGGGGAGGAGGTATTTGGGAATGTCACTTCACAGAAGCCAAACTATGCTTTGCCTGCGGTAATGTTGAAGTCAACCACTCGTGCAGAGGTCTGCGCCTCCGGGCTTCGAGGTAGCATGAGCCTTTGGTGTCAGTAAAGTACAACACCGGctgcatttctaattaaaaataaaaccaaaccaaccccagcGTTTTGGGAGGTCAGATTTAACTTCTGCTGCCTATTTCGTATTTGCCTTCTTGTTTTGTTCCTCAGCAGATGAATCATAACTGTTGATTGGAGAATATCTAATTAGCTGCAGCTAAATGTAGCTTTTCATGTATCTTCAGGGAGCAATTAAATTTATGCCTGTCTCTTTTTTAGATTGACAATCCTGCCAGTAATTTGTGCCGTTCAGACTAAAGTTTGACAAGATAAGTCTTGTAGGAATTTGTTAGGATGAAAGTATGAAAGCAAGGATATCACTCAGAAGAGACAGATGCCCCTGTTCTGCTCAGTgtcctgaaagaatttcagctctctAAAGGAATGTTTCCTTCCCCATACgaaaaaaaaagtcccagctGTAGTggtgcagttaaaaaaaagcagagctgcgTAGTGAAGATAATCACTCTGGTGGAATTACGGGTATTTTACTGTTGGTTGAGGTCCAGTCTCAGGTATCAACCTAGCTTTCATCAAAGTTTAATATTGCCCTGATCTCACAAGTGAGCTTCATTATTTAAAGTGCCTGTTAAGTTCTTACAGGTTGccttgtcctctctctcctctaaTGCAGATCGTGCCTAACCTCCACTAAATTCAACAGTGACATTAAGTTTTAGACTGCTGTCAGGACTGGGGCTTTACTTTGACAacttgatgaaaatattttgggcaCTGACCTGTATTGAAAGCAGGTGGAAACCACACTTGCAAGAGCTTGGTGCAAGGTCTGTTCATATGAAAACATGCTCTGGTGGCATGCTCttgcatgctctagtggcagagattgtacgttgtttggttggactcgatgatcttaagggtcctttccaaccatgaagattctgtgattctgtgaaaacttgaattaaatataaatatcctTTTGTGTCTAAGGCTTTTGTCCTATGAAGCTCCTTGATTGACcaagaaacagcagcttttctttgtacCGTGTGCTCCTGGtgacaaataaatggaaaaggtgTTATGTATggttagcaaagaggaaaatcaatgctttcaactttttaaaaaattgcctttCATAGGAACCCTCGGTTTtaaactttcctttctgttttctgtttcagacATGCCTAAGAAAAGACAGTATGTCTCCCAATTATCAAAAAAACAGACCAGATATGAAACACATGCTCACCCTCATCAACGTACATGAAATGACAACTTTCCAGGATTTAAACAGTGACAACACTTGCAAAAATGGGCTTACTTCAAGTTCTGTCTAAGTTGATGTTGACAGGACCGTGGGCTCATCAGTAAACATGACACAAGCTGGATGGCTGAGTGGTATGGAGAGGAAATAAATGATAATATATGGCCTCTTTGGAACAGCCTGAAAGTATAGGTAACCTGTCAGTGACCTGCTTGTGCTGGACAAGCCTTCGAAAAGCAGTGTTGTGCACTACAGTAACTTTTAGGAGTTAGGCAGCTAAAAAATACCATTACAGCTACACAACAGTGTTATGATGCTGTTATGAAGTTGGTATCAACTTTATTTCACTCTGCTGTGCAACCCTCTTCTTCTGAGCAAGAACGCTCCTGTGATACGAAGACCAGGTTATAAGGAGGCCGTGGCAGCGCAAAGCTGGGTAACTAAGCTCTTCACTGAACTAATAGCTCTcatctttgaaaagcaaac includes these proteins:
- the CD83 gene encoding CD83 antigen isoform X1, with translation MSLVVYALFIILCNGHVYLCFAVRCLIHGASVVVPGVAVRCAEEALLPCKVLRDSSVTYQTASWYKMAGDGEGIAWKVLDVESHYPKELVGSLELSNDTFFSLRIKNATSQNSGTYKCTLGEQSGERNLSVTVTLKVTGCPGIEDEKLKKYKTELFMLTCLGIFYLLLIFFTCTCLRKDSMSPNYQKNRPDMKHMLTLINVHEMTTFQDLNSDNTCKNGLTSSSV
- the CD83 gene encoding CD83 antigen isoform X2, with amino-acid sequence MSLVVYALFIILCNVRCLIHGASVVVPGVAVRCAEEALLPCKVLRDSSVTYQTASWYKMAGDGEGIAWKVLDVESHYPKELVGSLELSNDTFFSLRIKNATSQNSGTYKCTLGEQSGERNLSVTVTLKVTGCPGIEDEKLKKYKTELFMLTCLGIFYLLLIFFTCTCLRKDSMSPNYQKNRPDMKHMLTLINVHEMTTFQDLNSDNTCKNGLTSSSV